The genomic window AGGTGACAGAGATCATGGTACATCCAGGTAAATCCAGATGAAAGTTAACATATCTAATAcatttaacaaacaaataaataatttttattgttttgtattttgagtCTATTCAATAATATTAGATAGCACTTTGTtgctgtgtatttatatttatttatttatttatttatttaaagtatccagtatttacaGTCTTTACATCACACCATTTCTCCATCACCTCCACTGGCTCCCCATCACCTTCTGAACCAATTGTAAAATGCCTCTCATCACCTGTCAATGCATCCATGGAAACCCCCCCAGACTACCTTTAGAACCTCATCAGCCCACCCCCAAACATGAAACTCCCTCCCTGACTACCTTAGACCTCCACAGTCATTAAACTCATTCACAAAGAGACTCATTCCTGTTTATCATGGCCCACcataatgttttgttttacatttagtaCTTTATTCAAAGACTTCTTTTTCACTGTGGCACATAGAGATTCTTTTGAATGAAAAGttcttttatcattattattattattattattattattattattattattattattattattacagtgcaCTGCAAataacaaatttacaaaaaagtacaaaaaacccaGACTTTCtaatctttattttcttttttataggaaaactatctactgatataaaatgtttagtacctgctgattcactaatcctataaatacatgtaaataattggtgtaaaatgcagtttgtcatcttttcatggccattagatatgagccatttggatgtttagaggctccatagtcgacatggaaacactgtcatcttctataacattgattgaccagtaaaatccatggagttggatcaatgacagtggatggaaacacctgtttttaggttcagttattgatatctttgctgtaaaagtcactttttcttcagtcttttttttttaatataataaccttcaactttagtctgagcctttatgaacagctatatgatcagtgaattaaatataggaaaatacattattttcactgaaaaaacacaaaatacagaggataatattgcaataaatggtgataaaacacttaggaacggttaaatagagagaaaacttcatttagaggctgccacagaagtaccactgggtctttatggattaatatactgtacatttagttttgttttaaccctttcatgcacgaattatgagaaccttagtcgagatttttttcttgagcgcttttattcctctttaggcatgaaaaaacaatgcaattgaattttttttaataaacttgttttttatgaaggttgatttgtttctttattgctttaactaaaaaaaattttcaataaaaaaaagtgtttgaatgcaaaaaaaacccaaacatatatatatatatatatatatatatatatatatatatatatactgtacatttagttttgttttaaccctttcatgcacaaattatgagaaccttagtcgagattttttttctcgagcgtttttattcctctttaggcataaaaaaacaatgcaattgaattttttttaataaacttgttttttatgaaggttgatttgtttctttattgctttaaccaaaaaaaaatttcaattaaaaaaagtgtttgaatgaaaaaaaaaaaaaaaagtccactctgctggacaccatgtgtttaatttttgaatatcagaaagtgatatacaaaatcaaaacatttttagtgcagctaatctgatgttttctcacattttatcatatgcacagtttttattagcaattgatttacactcaaacatgttactgcagatcaggtttatcaagaacagcaaagttatggtaatggtctgaatgtcagtgtacgggatggtgcaaaagtgtccactgtgttaattcatattgaactaaaacaacaaaacccatgaatatgttagagaacagatgtagaatagcagtccactgtagtgaccactatgcatgaaagggttaatagacatTCCGGTCAACACCAGTAACAGCTAAAACACTGAGCTCTTTCTGTTTCTTTGGGTGAACTAACACATACCTGGATTTCTGACTTTTTGGTTCAACCTGCGATGCATGAAAATCCCACAAATGACAGCGATGATGACAGCCACCAGCGCCacaaggatgatgatgatgatgagaccTAAGCCGTCGTCCACCTCTTCAGGGGGCTGATCTGTATCAGCTGGAGGAGTGAGTGAACGGTCGTCTGAAACAGATCAGTCATAGATTAGTTCAGTTTGAGGTTCAGTCTCTTGTACAATAAGCACCGCAAGTTTATCTGTTTATCATCAAAATGGAGTGAATCGACCGTTATTCAAGGTTTATTAATTAACTCAGTATAACCCTGGTCTGTTAAGACGTAGTATTGGGTCTGACATACCACCATAAACACTGAAGGAGGAGTCAGCTGTAGGGTCTCCAGAGCCAGGGTCTCCTGAGGTCACATTAAGTGGAAACAACAGATAAAGAAAGATCAGATAATTCACAAAGACCTCATCACGTTGTATACATGTACAACGGTGTGTACATGGACGATCTATCTTAACAGCTGAACGGCTGCAAAACTGGTTGTGTGTTCGGTAACAGAATAATCAGTCACTTCATGTATGCTGATGATTTGGCCCTTTTTTTCccctagcacaggggtgtcaaactcagatcctcaagggtcggtatcctgcatgttttagatgtttccctcttccaacacacctgattcaaatgataagcctatcatccaactctgcagaagcctgataacgaccgtcaggtgtgctggaagagggaaacatctaaaacatgcaggaaaccggccctcgaggactggagtttgacacctgtgccctagcaGCACTGGGTTTAAGCAGCTGCTGAATATATGTTCTGATTATGGTCTAACGTATGATGTGCAATACAGTGCTACAAAGAGTACAGTTTTGATATGCAGAACAAAAGGGGACAAGGACCTAAACTTTCCTAATTCTTACCTGTCAGGACAGGTGTTAAGTGTGAGCACCAAAATAAAGTATTTAGGTCACGTTAGGAGGAGCAGCTGGGTGGGGATAGATAGGAGGTAGAAGCCCAGGAACGCTTCTGTCCTTGGGTGGGTTTCTTTAACataatgtttttatgcttttatgtttttatgtgacaggtagaaacacatcttgtcttttcAGTCTACCTCCGTTTAATCTAAGTTcttcacagctacttatactctggatttatttatttattgtgtgttgatgtggtatggctgtgtttgtggagcggtgaccgcattttgtattttgaatttcccctaggggatgaataaagtctatctatctatctatctatctatctatctatctatctatctatctatctatctatctatctatctatctatctatctatctatctatctatctatctatctatctatctatctatctatctatctatctatctatctattacggATCAAATGTCCGATGATGATGATATGTACAGGCAATATCAGATGTTCCATGCCCAGGCTAATATGTTGGCAAGAAAATTCTCATTGTGTACAGAAAATGTTAAGAAAAATCTCTTCAGAGCATATTGTACTTGTACATATTGTACTATTGTAAGAAGGCAAGTGTACAGAAGCTCAAAGTTACATATAATGATTCCATGAGAATACTGGTTAAAAAACTTCAGTGGACGAGTGCAAGTGAGTTATTTTGCAGTGCAGGAGTTAACACTTTACAGGCTCTTATGGGAAACTTAACGTAGCAATCTATCTGTCGATTGAACgattctcagaattccatcattatACTGTTGACAAATCCCAGTCGTAGTCTGGTGCAATAACAGTCATCCTtgtggcgacactggtacagCTGTCTTTCACaatattgatgatgttttgtctgtgtttttaacctgtgttttttaaattcattttatttggtgcttgcttgtttgtttgtttttaaatagaCTCCCGAGTCTGGAAATAAAgatggtaatgatgatgatgatgatgtatgtttttctaaaatacatttaaatagtCTTATATTCTTGATACATGATGGATAGGGGGATTTGGAAGAAAACTGTATCCGACTGAATATATGTTAAGGTGgaaaacaaaagggaaaaaaaaaaaaaatagtgtaaaaaaaaaaaaaatcaatcctcAATGTTTAGATGGAAGTAGAGCAAATATGCAACACATATGAAACAAATCTGAGGCATTCTGATGTTAAAATAAAAGTATAGAGACACTATCACCAGGGACGTGACATGTTGATTACATGAGGAAAAACGAAAAAACATATagatatgaaaaaagaaaagaaattgaaaagttaaaagaagaaacaaattgaaaaaataaaacagagtgaaaaaaaatgaagtaaaataaaaaataagagttCAGTTCGGGTTTATTTTGAGTatgcaacaaaaccaaataaTCCTACCGTAGTGActagaaataaaacaaatttcaagaaaacatgaaaaattataACATATAATGACTTGTTGGAATGGGAGGAagtgcaaacattttttttttttaatcccccttcttctccacacaacagtcgaTCATTTTGCTTCCTATTAGCATAAGGCTGGACGAAAAATCAATCCCCTTGAATCTTTTTATTAATTGATTGTTGAGAAGATAACAGCACATTAGACTGATAAAGTACATCTTGAAATAATGAAATTGTGAAACTAAGCTACATTTGGGCTGGAAATAATACAAGGCCTTTACAACAAGTCATATCATGTaataatatgcagaaaaaaaggcatacacacacacacacacacacacacacacacacacacacatacatatacaaatgCCCAGTGACATGTACCTATCCACATAAAGTGTTTTTATCACTTATCttaatcccataaagacccaaacagccactggtgaccaatattatctactgatataaactgtttagtacctgttgccccactaatcctatcaatacatgtaaataattggtgtaaaatacagtttgtcatcttttcatggtcatcagatatgacccatttggacgttcagaggctctgtagtgaacatggaaacaccgtcatcttctacaacattgattcaccagtaaaacccatggagttggatcaatgacagtggatggacacacttgtatatgtatttgataataaaaaaatttaaaaaaaaatgtgaaaaaacgaagttaaaaagaatgaaataagcaacaaaatgaacaaaaacagccaaagtaaccaatataataaccaaaattaacaaacaaaataagcaacaagagcAAAATAAGATGCAGACTGaacgaaactgaagaaaaaataataaacccatgtgttttaataaatgacagtggatggagacgcttggtttctgttcagttatttatatctttgtctGATCATgttgagacctatttttggttatgtagggaaaataaataaatctttttttgttagattagtgacaaaataatttcaaattccaatgaagctatgcttaagcagagggttaaatgctttctttcagaaattttcattggtttagctcatttgattaatgagtaatttaaaaaaaaacatgttttttgagaaaagtgaaattccctacataactggcaccatctgatattaaaatgcttaaaaaagcaattcacaccaatttttcagacaaaatgatttttataatgataaaagggtgtgtaaaaggtcataaaactatattgaaaacagaaatatatgattgagatttcaaattatagcagtgataagttatgttattattcattcttcgAGAACTTTCCAAcagactgaatttagtttgtataaaaagttccgtaatttttttgaaaatcctttattggcaaaaattttaatggatttagaaacttaagatgtcatactattgaactgcaaaaagtttgaaatcattatctgaattctaattttttgattcaaaatcAACAGGCGCGTGAGTTGACCCTGAATTAAAAACACTTTTCCTATTTCAATCTGTTTTGATATCATAAACATTTAATTTAGTGTTTTAATTAACatctgaatcaaatataggaaattgaattattatgattatatatcatttacagtcaaacattcAAAATATAGGGGATGTTATTGTAACAAATGGGGATAAATCccttaaatagaaagaaaaattaattcgggagctgccataaaagtagcactgggtctttatgagttaaagataacataaaaactgaaaaacaatgtagTAATTCAAAGGTAAATATGTGCAAGAAGTAGCCTATATAGTATAAAGTTACTGTGAATTTACCTGGAATGTCACCGGAGCTCAGTGTTGTGAAAGAGGAGGACGTGGGCTCTGGTAAGGAGGAGGCGTCAGGATCAGGGGACGGTTCTacaaacccagaaaaaaaaacaaaaaaaaacatcagacacGTAGATTTGACTGAATTTAATGACAACACTATGAGTAATACTGAGGAGTTCTGATCTGTCACATATTGCATCTTTGTAATATTTTCAAAAAACTTATTTACTTACTGTTATTAATTGTGCAAAAGACGGACAAAGTACAGATTAAGACgcacaagatgaaaatgtataACAGTTTTTAACTCAATTGAGAAACTCTAAACAATCACAAAATAAAGCCAAAGAACTATAaggacaacaaaatgaacacatatgagaaaactgttaaaactgtgAATTTAGGATgaatttacagtgggttttaaaaCAAGGCAATGAGGTTTCTTAAAAATCAGATCTTTTCCATTAAGCCCAGAAACATTAACAAAGGAAGACACACTTTAttataaaataagaaaacatgTAACTACTAAATATTCACACAGTATTAACACAGTCCTGCACAAAAATGCAAATCTGAGGTCCACTCTAATTCATCTAAGGCAGAAATGTTGAACTGGTTTACtccatttatgtatgtatgtatgtatgtatgtatgtatgtatgtatttatttattcatttatttactggCTCTTTTTGgtgggtttagaaaaaaaaagaataaagacaataatagagtagatggggaaaaaaaagaaatgctgaAGTGTTTTACTCCGTTTCTTTTTGGCTCTGTTTggcaggtttattaaaaaataaaaataaaatgtataataataataataataataatgatgatgatgatgatgatgatgatgatgatgatgatgatgatgatgatgatgatgatgatgatgatgatgatgatgataaataaataaataaacaaacaaataaaggcaATAATGGAgtagatgaaaatgaaaaagaaatgttGAACTGGTTTACTCCATTTCTTTTTGGCTCTTTTTggcaggtttattaaaaaataaaaataaaaataaaaataaaaatatataataataataataataataataataataataataataataataataataataataataataataattattattattattattattattattattattattattataatctgcttttctatccagaccttcaggtattactcccaaaactgccactgtgaagctttgtgggatgttcattttaaaaacctccttcacggcattgaacacctccctccaaaacacacttaacttagGACAAACCCAAAATATATGAGTGTGATTAGCTCTATGGGCTCCGCAGTTCCTCCAGCATGAACTGGGATGTTGGGGATCCATCTTAGACATTATTTCTGGTGTTCTGAAATATctaatgattattttccatttgaattcaCTCCATGTATTAGAATTTGTAACCAGATGTGCCTCCGTACATACATCGCACCAGTCATCCTCAGATATGTCCACGTTCGCCTCTGCCTCCCATCTCCCTCTTATCTGCGAGGAGTTATTTTGattcataaataagaaaatattatacaatttagaaattactttcttttctccatcaccagtttgtaactctatcaGATACTTTTCTAGGGGTGTAGGTTTTGCGAATTTATCCCATTCCTTGTGagtcataaccattgttttgaatgacttttgatggtcaaataatttttttacgCAACTGTACTCTTAAAGTTCCACAAGGAAGGCAAAACAAAGTTGATAACAAAATAGACTAAAGATTAATTATGAATATGTGACATCACAACAAACCTTTTCCCGTAAAGATGAATCAAGAAGGTTggtaactgttgtttttgatgacttttgatggtctaataattttcccacaactgtatatgtgtaataacacaccatcatatacagggtggggaagcaaaatttacaatgaacatttagttgttttttctcagcaggcactacgtcagttgttttgaaaccaaacatatattgatgtcataatcgtacctaacactattatccataccttttcacaaacttttgcccatatgagtaatcaggaaagcaaacgtcaaagagtgtgtgatttgctgaatgcactcgtcacaccaaaggagatttcaaaaatagttggagtgtccataaagactgtttataatggaaagaagagaatgactatgagcaaaactattaccagaaagtctggaagatactattaaagaagaatgggagaagttgtcacctgaatatttgaggaacacttgcgcaagtttcaggaagcgtgtgaaggcagttattgagaaagaaggaggacacatagaataaaaacattttctattatgtcaattttcttgtggcaaataaattctcatgactttcaataaactaattggtcatacactgtctttcaatccctgcctcaaaatattgaaaattttgcttccccaccctgtatattgaaaacatgagctaatcaGTACTTTTGTAATTTCTTTTCTGattaatcttattaaagtatgtaagatttagcacatttaacatCTGAAGCAGAAATTTTCTTAGAAAATGTAGAGCAGTGTATTTAACTGAACTTTCTGTTTCGTGCTGAGCCTTCAGTTCTATTTAATGTAGATGTGGAGGTAGAGTATTTCAACAGACATCTCTGACTTCTGCATTAATAATCTGTTCTAATTCTGCATCATAATAATCAGTCAGAGGAACCTAAACAACACTTTACTTCAATACTTTAATTACATTCTGTTACAAATAGTCTAAGGAAGAGACACAGAGAACACAACATCTAACTCCATATGACTATGTAGATGCATTCATGTTGACTGATGACTGGGTTCGACCTGAAGATGCTGCAGATACTAACGGTGCAGTTCTTATAGTTGCActgtgatttttttctgtatccTACTTTGATCAAACAGGAAAGACTCATCACCAAACCAGTAAGAACATCACAATATTAGGTCGTGGCATAAAATAGACCAAAAAAGCCAACTGAAACAAAACCATAacagtgttatttttttaatacaccaCTTAAACATGTCACCTGTGGCTCCTGCGTCGTCATCATCCTCTGTGCCTCCTTCGCTCTCCTGCGGTTCCTCTTCTACATTCTGTCCATCGTCACCGAAATCATCTTGGCATGACACTGCAAGTCAACAAcaatttatttctgtcatttcacGCCATGATGCTCTCACATTAATTATAAACAGAAAAGCTTATGTAAAAAAAGGCATTATAATTGATGACCAGCTACACTGGAAAGAGCATGTAAATTTTCTTAGATTAAAAattgccaaaagtattgctataatgcagtggttcccaacttttttggctcatgaccccattttaacatcacaaatttctagcccagaccccagacattcaaaatggagatgtttttttttttttttttttttctaaaattaatttgtttttgatcatgtaatagtttgctatactatgttgcaaataaacgttaattttagacaatatttagtctatataatgtatatt from Sphaeramia orbicularis chromosome 1, fSphaOr1.1, whole genome shotgun sequence includes these protein-coding regions:
- the tmem154 gene encoding transmembrane protein 154 isoform X1 — protein: MSASRPGTMRGPQVKTPLPLLLLLLLTPLLRTVSCQDDFGDDGQNVEEEPQESEGGTEDDDDAGATEPSPDPDASSLPEPTSSSFTTLSSGDIPGDPGSGDPTADSSFSVYGDDRSLTPPADTDQPPEEVDDGLGLIIIIILVALVAVIIAVICGIFMHRRLNQKVRNPDVHTEDPYFEGSSTEKVPMPMFEEDVPSVLEVEMDDLDQWMKKDGDTAGDS
- the tmem154 gene encoding transmembrane protein 154 isoform X2: MSASRPGTMRGPQVKTPLPLLLLLLLTPLLRTVSCQDDFGDDGQNVEEEPQESEGGTEDDDDAGATEPSPDPDASSLPEPTSSSFTTLSSGDIPDDRSLTPPADTDQPPEEVDDGLGLIIIIILVALVAVIIAVICGIFMHRRLNQKVRNPDVHTEDPYFEGSSTEKVPMPMFEEDVPSVLEVEMDDLDQWMKKDGDTAGDS